In the genome of Triticum urartu cultivar G1812 chromosome 5, Tu2.1, whole genome shotgun sequence, one region contains:
- the LOC125510269 gene encoding ankyrin repeat-containing protein At2g01680-like, with amino-acid sequence MDLRLRQHTIQLGATHGAAATQPGDGGAMSSELYLAVCGGEKEEAMALLRQLHHGGSAADDRAAGIHLVSAKSNNVLHLAAEHGRDELIHHLVGFGGKSLLSAQNSALDTPLHCAARAGHCKAVSALVQLALDYGDESALWCKNAAGDTALHLAARLGHGVAVEAMVSAASGLASEVNHAGVSPLYLAVMSRSVRAVRAITTRCRDASAAGPSSQNALHAAVFQGSEMVSLLLEWKPCGPSLASQADDTGSTPLHFASSDGDRSVVGAILSATPPCAVRVRDSGGLSALHVAAGMGHAHVAMALMDACPDAAELQDDSGGTFLHAAARGGHSEVVRLAIKKPMLGGGGLLNTQDGDGNTPLHLAVAAREPAIAEALLWTGQVRADVTNNDGHTPLDLAARSTDFYSMVSLVVTLTAFGAQFRPQRRDHVQRWDSRNITKAIEKTSDSLAVVAVLVAGVAFTAANNLPGSYEQEGNTNGMAVLRRKTIFKCFLILDGVALVTSILAVVLLVYGKASRSARSWKSFAAALHCIWASLISMLLAFYAAIAAVTSTTGVYDIRVFVVNLVLVVLFIVLSAFVSPPVSHLIMCKFLWQCGFRGRQGGVVRRRISQQYPVVGAFVFNLLLFRAAHYVILFAGFIIVSTLRGGSDVR; translated from the exons ATGGACCTCCGGCTCCGGCAGCACACCATCCAGCTCGGTGCGACTCATGGCGCAGCGGCGACGCAGCCGGGCGACGGTGGCGCGATGAGCTCCGAGCTGTACCTCGCCGTGTGCGggggggagaaggaggaggccaTGGCGCTGCTTCGCCAGCTGCACCACGGCGGCTCTGCTGCGGATGATCGGGCTGCTG GCATACACCTGGTGAGCGCAAAGAGTAACAATGTTCTTCACTTAGCCGCGGAGCACGGGCGCGACGAGCTGATCCATCATCTCGTCGGCTTCGGGGGGAAGAGTTTGCTCTCTGCCCAGAACTCTGCTCTCGACACGCCTCTGCACTGCGCGGCGAGGGCGGGGCATTGCAAGGCCGTGTCTGCTCTCGTCCAGCTCGCGCTGGACTACGGAGACGAGAGCGCGCTGTGGTGCAAGAATGCGGCTGGGGACACGGCCCTTCATCTGGCAGCGAGGCTCGGCCATGGCGTGGCGGTTGAGGCCATGGTCTCGGCGGCGTCTGGGCTGGCCTCTGAGGTCAACCACGCGGGCGTTTCGCCGCTGTACCTGGCGGTGATGAGCAGGTCGGTGCGCGCCGTCAGAGCGATAACGACCAGGTGCAGGGACGCGTCGGCCGCCGGCCCGAGCTCGCAGAATGCGCTGCATGCCGCCGTCTTCCAGGGCTCAG AAATGGTTAGCCTGCTGCTGGAGTGGAAGCCATGCGGCCCATCCCTGGCTAGCCAAGCGGACGACACGGGCAGCACCCCGCTCCACTTCGCCTCGTCCGACGGCGACCGCTCCGTCGTAGGTGCCATCCTGAGCGCGACGCCGCCGTGCGCGGTGCGCGTGCGGGACTCTGGCGGCCTCTCTGCTCTGCACGTCGCGGCCGGGATGGGCCACGCCCACGTCGCCATGGCGCTGATGGACGCCTGCCCGGACGCTGCCGAGCTCCAGGACGACAGCGGCGGAACCTTCCTGCACGCCGCGGCCAGGGGAGGCCACTCGGAGGTCGTGCGGCTCGCCATCAAGAAGCCGATgctgggcggcggcggcctcctgaACACGCAGGACGGGGACGGCAACACGCCTCTCCACCTGGCGGTGGCCGCGCGCGAGCCGGCCATCGCGGAGGCCCTGCTGTGGACGGGCCAGGTGCGAGCCGACGTGACGAACAACGACGGCCACACGCCGCTGGACCTCGCCGCGAGATCAACCGATTTCTACTCCATGGTGAGCCTGGTGGTGACACTGACGGCATTCGGAGCGCAGTTCCGCCCGCAGAGGCGGGACCACGTGCAGCGATGGGACAGCCGCAACATAACAAAGGCAATCGAGAAGACGTCCGACAGCCTCGCGGTGGtcgccgtcctcgtcgccggcgtgGCCTTCACCGCCGCCAACAACCTCCCCGGGTCGTACGAGCAGGAGGGGAACACAAATGGGATGGCGGTCCTCCGGAGGAAGACCATCTTCAAATGCTTCCTCATCCTGGACGGCGTCGCCCTGGTGACCTCCATCCTCGCGGTGGTCCTGCTCGTCTACGGCAAGGCCTCGCGCTCCGCCCGGTCGTGGAAAAGCTTCGCGGCGGCGCTGCATTGCATATGGGCGTCCCTGATCAGCATGCTCCTGGCGTTCTACGCGGCCATAGCAGCCGTGACGAGCACCACGGGGGTCTACGACATCAGGGTCTTCGTCGTGAATCTCGTCCTCGTCGTGCTCTTCATCGTGCTCTCCGCCTTCGTCAGCCCTCCGGTGTCGCACCTCATAATGTGCAAGTTCCTGTGGCAATGTGGCTTCAGAGGACGCCAAGGTGGTGTCGTCCGCAGGCGTATCAGCCAGCAGTATCCAGTCGTGGGTGCTTTCGTCTTCAACCTGCTTCTATTCAGGGCTGCGCATTACGTTATACTGTTTGCCGGCTTCATCATTGTCTCCACCCTGCGTGGCGGCTCCGACGTTCGTTAG